A section of the Amblyomma americanum isolate KBUSLIRL-KWMA chromosome 2, ASM5285725v1, whole genome shotgun sequence genome encodes:
- the LOC144118818 gene encoding uncharacterized protein LOC144118818 — protein sequence MPFEDQILLTLMRLRLGLLLNDLSLRFGASTAAISRIFCFIVPKLAKFAREFLVFWLPRTAIRRTFPYVFEENYSVTCIVDCFEIFIDRPGQLPRRNTTYSSYKSHNTAKILHVIASSGFIMFLSKPYGGRASDRFITLDSGFLDHLTQGDEVLADRGFNIDDLLPPSVKVSLPSFSKGRPQICRSDVVSSRRLARLRIHVERSIRRLKCFRILKQFPASIFTKKPLANDVLVAIAGLCNLQPNLIRDHGDASEPGAQSPSHPGKQLEVVDNTPE from the coding sequence ATGCCCTTTGAGGACCAAATCCTACTTACACTGATGCGGCTGCGTCTTGGCCTATTGCTTAATGACCTTAGCTTACGTTTTGGtgcatccactgcagccattagCAGGATTTTCTGCTTCATTGTACCAAAACTTGCCAAGTTTGCCAGAGAGTTCTTAGTGTTCTGGCTGCCAAGAACAGCAATCAGGAGGACATTTCCTTATGTTTTTGAGGAGAATTACTCCGTAACTTGCATTGTGGACTGTTTCGAGATTTTCATTGACAGACCTGGGCAACTGCCCCGAAGAAATACAACTTACAGTTCCTACAAATCGCACAATACGGCCAAAATTCTTCACGTCATTGCATCAAGTGGGTTTATTATGTTTTTGTCAAAACCGTATGGTGGCCGTGCAAGCGATCGTTTCATCACTTTGGACAGTGGTTTTTTAGACCACCTGACGCAAGGCGACGAAGTCCTCGCTGACCGTGGCTTTAACATAGATGACCTACTCCCACCATCTGTTAAAGTTTCACTCCCAAGCTTTTCCAAAGGCCGGCCGCAGATTTGTCGTTCAGATGTAGTAAGTTCGCGTCGCCTGGCAAGGCTTCGTATTCATGTTGAGCGATCAATAAGGCGTCTCAAATGCTTCAGGATTTTGAAGCAATTCCCTGCTAGTATATTCACAAAGAAACCCCTCGCAAATGATGTACTTGTTGCCATCGCTGGGCTGTGCAACCTGCAACCGAATTTGATTAGAGATCATGGTGATGCGTCAGAACCTGGTGCTCAGTCACCATCGCATCCAGGCAAGCAGCTGGAAGTGGTAGACAACACACCTGAATGA